Proteins co-encoded in one Brassica oleracea var. oleracea cultivar TO1000 chromosome C4, BOL, whole genome shotgun sequence genomic window:
- the LOC106338513 gene encoding uncharacterized protein LOC106338513 encodes MRNVPVNHYTPEAIHDLGRFSREVVDVPFDPEKAQTKDYVRVKVKFDVSRPLRRAKKVTTPRGEDVNILYDYERIQKRCYTCQRLTHEQSMCPIERAVKNQDIGASQQKKQVILPSLNTNDPLFGLVPPKLLGDDPLTGRPKIAEVVLEDMRIYIKTANGPEKLAREERDKISLRDLQDDVLGQKAFLSLEPLPVVYDDLDKGKGIVFDFSAKIPPGDKLMAGAISAGNRVLQSGKILSQPLRLEGYADSSRAASLQESPTGYSIGFHETTASGTALKKTYKRRRPGTFTRKANEKGLAKQSSTPGKKVGEGVISETKRKANDDVEPSQSSARFKKPLVVPNEGPSNI; translated from the coding sequence ATGAGAAATGTTCCTGTGAATCACTACACTCCTGAGGCTATTCATGATCTTGGAAGGTTTTCGAGAGAGGTTGTTGATGTGCCTTTTGATCCCGAGAAGGCGCAAACCAAAGATTATGTTCGAGTTAAAGTGAAGTTTGACGTCTCTAGGCCACTTAGGAGAGCGAAGAAAGTTACAACACCAAGGGGAGAGGATGTCAACATCCTATATGATTATGAGAGGATCCAAAAGAGGTGTTATACATGCCAGAGGTTAACACATGAACAATCAATGTGCCCTATTGAGAGGGCTGTGAAAAACCAAGACATAGGGGCTTCTCAGCAAAAGAAGCAAGTTATCCTACCGAGCCTCAATACCAATGATCCACTTTTCGGTCTAGTCCCTCCCAAACTCTTGGGTGATGATCCCCTCACTGGCAGACCTAAAATAGCTGAGGTGGTGCTAGAAGATATGCGAATCTACATCAAAACGGCGAATGGCCCAGAGAAGCTGGCGAGGGAAGAAAGAGATAAAATTTCTCTGCGTGATTTACAAGATGATGTGTTAGGTCAGAAGGCCTTCCTAAGCTTAGAACCTTTGCCAGTTGTTTATGATGATCTCGACAAAGGGAAAGGGATTGTTTTTGACTTCTCAGCTAAAATACCACCAGGAGATAAGCTAATGGCTGGAGCTATTTCGGCGGGCAACAGAGTGTTACAGTCAGGCAAGATCCTTAGCCAACCATTGAGACTGGAAGGGTATGCAGATTCTTCTCGGGCTGCGTCTTTGCAGGAAAGTCCAACGGGTTATAGCATTGGCTTTCATGAAACCACTGCTTCCGGGACTGCCCTCAAAAAGACTTACAAGAGAAGAAGACCTGGTACGTTTACAAGAAAAGCTAATGAAAAAGGTCTTGCGAAGCAATCATCCACACCAGGGAAAAAAGTAGGAGAAGGTGTGATTTCTGAGACAAAGAGGAAAGCTAATGACGATGTCGAGCCATCTCAAAGCTCTGCAAGGTTTAAGAAACCATTGGTGGTCCCAAATGAGGGACCGTCCAACATCTAA